In Oncorhynchus clarkii lewisi isolate Uvic-CL-2024 chromosome 2, UVic_Ocla_1.0, whole genome shotgun sequence, one DNA window encodes the following:
- the LOC139420191 gene encoding anoctamin-10-like, with amino-acid sequence MQKSLSVYDSDGSTFVPLVVIELVSETKEEAIAWLLNRVRDKQQDGGAELLVEQLTPGAQGTEKDNPNVYVVGASWQRLLYGAEDVGLFKEFNDGSMRGFTYANKHNFKEFQGDGDGFLSMAECQYIIKHELDNLRAKDEAHVPGYPKMKLYPGKSVIRRMQSKGILVQVFPLHEKEELKRLSFSWFKKIKLSFQPLDDIRHYFGEGMALYFGFLEYFTLALIPMALIGIPYYLFDWEDYDKFTVFAGFNLVWCTVILELWKRLSASLAYGWGTLSRKKAFEEPRPGFHGVLGVNPVTGRAEPLYSNAKRQLRIYLVSVPFVLLCLYLSLYVMMIYFDMEGWALMIHDEEPTFWTGLLLFIPSIIYAVVIEIMNLIYRYAAEFLTGWENHRLESTFQNHLVLKVLVFNFFNCFASLFYIAFVMQDMVLLRQSLATLLITSQILNQIMEAFLPYWLQRRRNKKAHKRMIKTMEDKELPLSEQVKLEADMSTYLGTFDDYLELFLLFGYVSLFSCVYPLAAVLVVLNNVTEVYSDAFKMCKVFKRPFSEPAANIGVWQLAFEAMSVIAVVTNCALIGMSPQVKSYFPESETQLIMWVVGFEHFLLASKFILTFVIPDVPKHIQIKLSRLEFESLEALKKRKMLEASGIPKTDK; translated from the exons ATGCAAAAAAGCTTGTCAGTGTATGACAGTGATGGCTCAACATTTGTACCTCTGGTGGTCATCGAGTTGGTTTCGGAAACCAAAGAGGAAGCCATCGCATGGTTACTAAACAGGGTCAGAGACAAGCAGCAAGATGGAG GGGCTGAGCTGCTGGTGGAGCAGCTGACTCCAGGGGCTCAGGGCACGGAGAAGGACAATCCCAATGTGTATGTGGTGGGGGCCTCCTGGCAAAGGCTCCTATACGGAGCTGAGGACGTGGGCCTCTTCAAGGAGTTCAACGACGGCTCCATGAGAGGCTTCACGTATGCCAACAAGCACAACTTCAAAGAGTTCCAAG GTGATGGGGATGGTTTTCTGAGCATGGCAGAGTGTCAATACATCATAAAACATGAACTGGACAACCTGAGGGCCAAGGATGAGGCCCACGTGCCTGGATATCCGAAGATGAAACTGTATCCAGGGAAGTCAGTCA TACGCAGAATGCAATCAAAGGGGATCCTTGTCCAAGTTTTCCCTCTGCATGAGAAGGAGGAACTCAAAAGGCTTTCCTTTTCCTGGTTCAAAAAGATCAAGTTGTCCTTCCAGCCTCTTG ATGACATCAGGCACTACTTTGGTGAGGGTATGGCACTCTACTTTGGTTTCCTGGAGTATTTCACCTTGGCCCTGATCCCCATGGCCCTCATAGGGATACCATACTACCTCTTCGACTGGGAGGACTACGACAAGTTCACGGTGTTCGCCGGCTTCAACCTGGTGTGGTGCACGGTGATCCTGGAGTTGTGGAAGCGCCTCAGCGCTTCGCTGGCGTACGGCTGGGGCACCCTGAGCAGGAAGAAAGCCTTCGAGGAGCCGAGGCCGGGCTTCCACGGCGTCTTGGGCGTCAATCCCGTCACGGGGCGGGCGGAGCCACTCTACTCAAACGCCAAGCGTCAGCTGAGGATCTACCTGGTGTCTGTTCCCTTTGTGCTGCTGTGCCTCTACCTGTCTCTGTACGTCATGATGATCTACTTTGACATGGAGGGCTGGGCCTTGATGATCCATGATGAGGAGCCTACCTTCTGGACAGGACTGCTACTTTTTATCCCTAGTATTATCTACGCTGTGGTTATAGAGATCATGAACCTCATATACCGCTATGCTGCAGAGTTCCTCACTGGCTGGG AAAACCACAGGCTTGAGTCAACATTTCAAAATCACCTGGTCCTTAAAGTACTGGTG TTCAACTTCTTCAACTGTTTTGCCTCCCTATTCTACATTGCCTTTGTGATGCAGGATATGGTGCTTCTCAGACAG AGTCTGGCCACGCTGCTGATAACGTCTCAGATCCTGAACCAGATCATGGAGGCCTTCCTGCCCTACTGGCTCCAGAGGAGGAGGAACAAGAAGGCCCATAAGAGGATGATAAAAACCATGGAAGACAAGGAGCTGCCCCTCTCTGAGCAGGTCAAGCTGGAGGCAGACATGAGCACCTACCTG GGAACATTTGATGACTACCTGGAGCTGTTCCTGCTGTTTGGCTATGTCAGTCTGTTCTCCTGTGTCTACCCTCTGGCCGCGGTGCTGGTGGTGCTCAACAACGTCACAGAGGTCTACTCGGATGCCTTCAAGATGTGCAAGGTGTTCAAAAGACCCTTCTCTGAGCCTGCAGCCAATATAGGGGTGTGGCAG CTTGCCTTTGAGGCCATGAGTGTGATCGCCGTGGTGACCAACTGTGCCTTGATTGGCATGTCCCCCCAAGTCAAGTCCTATTTCCCGGAGTCAGAGACACAGCTCATAATGTGGGTGGTGGGCTTCGAG